GTATCAACCAAAATATAATAAGAAACAGTACTGATTAGCAAAGCAGTAAAAAGGCAAACACCCAAAAAGAATAGTATTATTTTTTTTGGACTAAAGGTTCTCAGGTTATTCTTTTGAGTTTCTATTTTTTGATTAGTTACCTCTGTAGCCGGTAAATACGAGAGCAGTCCGTTTTCGAGATTTTTTCGAACATCTTTACGTTTATTGAGCGAAACAAAAATCAATTTTAGCTTCGCTTCAAAAGCAGTTCGGAATTTCGCTGTCCCAAAACGAATATTGTCGATGATATTATTTACTTTCTTTGACCAATTATCAGATTGTTTAACCATATATCAACCCCAATTAATGTTGGCTGGCAGTCTAGCACTTCTAGTAACGAATGTATACGTATCTCTTATTGGAAATTATTTTCGTTTTCTGCAATCCATATAAGACTGTAGAATAAAAACAGCTGCGATCTTGTCTACGAGTTGCTTTCTTTTACCTCGCGAAACATTACCCTCAAGAAGCGCATTATTGGCTGATTTTGTTGATAACCGTTCATCCCAGAATGCTATAGGAAGAGAAATCTCTTGTTCTAATTTCTCTTTAAACTCTCTCGCTTTAATTGTCGATGCAGTTTCTGCACCCTTTAAATTAATCGGTCTTCCAACAACAATCTCAGAAACGTCGTATTCCTTAATTATTTCTTTAATTTCTGATATCGCTTTGTTATCGTTAGCAACAACTTTGAAAGGGGATGCAATAATCTGTAATGGATCTGACAGTGCTACCCCGATACGCTTTTCGCCATAATCAATACCTAATAGTCTATTCATGATAGCCTTTCTCTGATGATTGTTTCAACCTTAGTAAGTGCTTGATCGACATTCTGAAGAAGTTTTCCGCCGGCCTGTGCCCGGAGAGGACTTCCACCGCCACTTCCACCGCAAATCAATGCAGCCGCGCGAACGAGCTCATCACAGCTTAGTTTTTTTTCAACCAAATCTTTACTTGCCTTGGCAATAAATAGCACCTTATCGTCAATAACTGAAGCCAGAAATACGATACCAGATGACATTCGGTTCATTAATTCATCAGATATCGCCAGAAGCGATTTGTTATCAGTATCAGTAAATTTTTTTACAACTGCTCTGGTATTTCCATATAGCTCTGCATGTTCAATTAACGATGGAATTGATTGATTAATCAACTCCATATTTAGTTTATCTATGAGTTTTTCCTTCTGCTTAGCTTGCTCAAGTATTTCTGATATTTTTGCGGATAGTTTATTATCCGGTGACTTTAAAACGTTTGTCAGCTCCTTAATAATACTGAGCTTATTTTGGACATACTGCACAGCAGGAGCTCCGGCAACTGCCTCAATTCTTCGTACCCCGGCAGCTACTGCGCTCTCCGAGACTATTTTGAACAAGCCTATCTGTCCCGTATAATCTAAATGGGTCCCTCCGCATAACTCTATACTAAAATCATCAATTTTAACAACTTTAACGATATCGCTGTATTTTTCGCCAAAAAAAGCTAAAGCACCAAGTTCAAGTGCCTTGGCATAGCTCTCTTCAAATTTTTCTATTCTAATATTCTGAATTATTTTTTCGTTAACAAGTGTCTCTACACAAGCCAACTCATTTTCTGTTAATGCTTCAAAATGATTAAAATCAAACCGTAGCCTCTCCGGGGAGACCATAGACCCTGCCTGAGCGACATGTGCGCCAAGAACATCTCTCAGGGCAGCTTGTAGCAGGTGTGTACCAGTGTGATGCCGTGCCATGCTTAACTTTTCCTCTTCGGTCCTGGCAATAATAGCTTCTCCTCCAATTGGCTTAAAGGCATCAGAATCTTCAGAGACAAAGCACGTTGCAGCACGGGCCCTTTCTTTTTGCTTTTCCATTTCCTTCTCAAAAGCGACAATATCAACCTTAATATTGATTTCTTTTGCCATAAGCTCTGTTAAATCAGGAGGGAACCCGTAGGTATCATAGAGCTTAAAAACATCTTCACCTGAAATAGTTGATTTATTTTCTTTCTTCAACTTTTCAGTTAATTGATTAAAGATCTCGATACCCTTATCCAAGGTTGCAGAAAAACTCTGCTCTTCCGATTTGATTACCTTTGAGATGTATTCAGCTCGGTTTTTGATAGCAGGAAAAGCATTCCCCATAACTTCAACAACTACGGGAACAAGTTTATGGAGAAACGGTTCTTTAAAATTAATTTTCTTACCATACCTCGAAGCTCTTCGTAGTATTCTTCGAATAACATATCCACGGCCTTCATTCGAAGGGATAACGCCATCGGATATAGCAAACGTCAATGTCCTGATATGATCAGCTATTACGCGATGAGGAATGCCATATTCCTGCGTATACATAACAGCAGAAAGCTGCTCAATGTGACTGATGATCGTCCTAAAAACATCGATGTCATAATTAGACATGACGCCAGAAAGCACTGCCGTTAGACGCTCCAACCCTGCACCCGTATCAACATGCTTACTGGGC
This DNA window, taken from Candidatus Margulisiibacteriota bacterium, encodes the following:
- a CDS encoding Holliday junction resolvase RuvX, with protein sequence MNRLLGIDYGEKRIGVALSDPLQIIASPFKVVANDNKAISEIKEIIKEYDVSEIVVGRPINLKGAETASTIKAREFKEKLEQEISLPIAFWDERLSTKSANNALLEGNVSRGKRKQLVDKIAAVFILQSYMDCRKRK
- the alaS gene encoding alanine--tRNA ligase, encoding MKTEDVRKQFIKYFEEKGHTYVHAAPVVPVGDPTLLFTNAGMNQFKDVFLEKGTRPFKRAVNSQPCIRVSGKHNDLEEVGHDTYHHTLFEMLGNWSFGDYYKKDAIMWAWELLTEVYKIPREKLYATVYHTDEEAESLWTKHTDIGKDRVLRFGDKDNFWEMGETGPCGPCSEIHIDRGEDYCDKKNDKDHVCGVNAGCARYIELWNLVFIQYNRDSSGKLTELPSKHVDTGAGLERLTAVLSGVMSNYDIDVFRTIISHIEQLSAVMYTQEYGIPHRVIADHIRTLTFAISDGVIPSNEGRGYVIRRILRRASRYGKKINFKEPFLHKLVPVVVEVMGNAFPAIKNRAEYISKVIKSEEQSFSATLDKGIEIFNQLTEKLKKENKSTISGEDVFKLYDTYGFPPDLTELMAKEINIKVDIVAFEKEMEKQKERARAATCFVSEDSDAFKPIGGEAIIARTEEEKLSMARHHTGTHLLQAALRDVLGAHVAQAGSMVSPERLRFDFNHFEALTENELACVETLVNEKIIQNIRIEKFEESYAKALELGALAFFGEKYSDIVKVVKIDDFSIELCGGTHLDYTGQIGLFKIVSESAVAAGVRRIEAVAGAPAVQYVQNKLSIIKELTNVLKSPDNKLSAKISEILEQAKQKEKLIDKLNMELINQSIPSLIEHAELYGNTRAVVKKFTDTDNKSLLAISDELMNRMSSGIVFLASVIDDKVLFIAKASKDLVEKKLSCDELVRAAALICGGSGGGSPLRAQAGGKLLQNVDQALTKVETIIRERLS